The following coding sequences lie in one Deltaproteobacteria bacterium genomic window:
- a CDS encoding CAP domain-containing protein, producing MRRIGFGGVCVLALACGSDGGSGGSSSGSDGSAGSTAVGSADGSSSAGDPDEAAAMCERWLADRADMSEGAWSGDVASCEPGDVAADARERALGLVNLYRWLADLPPITLDETLNQKTQACALMMDANMTLSHTPDASWACFSDVGAEAAGSSNIATIGGVGAVDLYMVDPGNPDTIGHRRWILSNSIGPTGIGSTNAYSCLWTLGGTGSAGARWVAYPPPGAFPLAATTIGFSNLDQTGWSLQSDTLDFASAQIEITRDGTVLPIELHPLLGGYGSTFAISMLPMGWQTSVGTYDVRVTGIGEDFEYQVQIVDCGG from the coding sequence ATGCGTCGCATTGGATTCGGTGGGGTGTGCGTGCTCGCGTTGGCCTGTGGCAGCGACGGCGGCAGCGGGGGCAGCTCGAGCGGCAGCGACGGCAGCGCGGGGTCGACGGCGGTGGGCTCGGCCGATGGCTCGAGCAGCGCCGGCGATCCCGACGAGGCCGCCGCGATGTGCGAGCGATGGCTGGCGGATCGCGCCGACATGTCCGAGGGCGCGTGGTCCGGCGACGTCGCGAGCTGCGAGCCCGGCGACGTCGCGGCCGACGCCCGCGAGCGTGCGCTCGGCCTGGTGAACCTCTACCGCTGGCTCGCCGATCTCCCGCCCATCACGCTCGACGAAACCCTCAACCAGAAGACCCAGGCGTGCGCGCTGATGATGGACGCGAACATGACGCTGTCGCACACGCCCGATGCGAGCTGGGCCTGCTTCAGCGATGTCGGTGCCGAGGCCGCCGGCAGCAGCAACATCGCGACCATCGGGGGCGTCGGCGCCGTCGATCTCTATATGGTCGACCCCGGCAACCCCGACACCATCGGACATCGCCGCTGGATCCTCTCGAACAGCATCGGCCCCACTGGCATCGGCTCGACCAACGCCTACTCGTGCCTGTGGACCCTGGGCGGCACCGGCTCGGCGGGCGCGCGGTGGGTGGCCTATCCACCGCCGGGCGCGTTCCCGCTGGCCGCGACCACGATCGGCTTCTCCAATCTCGACCAGACCGGGTGGTCGCTGCAGAGCGACACGCTCGACTTCGCCAGCGCGCAGATCGAGATCACGCGCGACGGCACCGTGCTGCCGATCGAGCTGCATCCGTTGCTGGGCGGCTACGGGAGCACCTTCGCGATCTCGATGCTCCCGATGGGGTGGCAGACGAGCGTCGGCACCTACGACGTGCGCGTGACCGGCATCGGCGAGGACTTCGAGTATCAGGTGCAGATCGTCGATTGCGGCGGCTGA
- a CDS encoding tetratricopeptide repeat protein: MFATVVPARPRLIALLLAASTLALPACNKKKGKGTDTPQLSQDEIEKKVREAKSAAKASSLVDLANKDLAAGRYVSATKRAEEALASDPEDADAYAVLGAARWRAGDYVGSTEHFRKAIELAPKNFGAVLGLANNLQAGGQLAEAATLQDTLIADDKSQVAPRLTKFWSFYAMGDFDKAAGELDEIFKLLPADDPQLALVQAAAAFTRPLAGKGPFFAIAGTTGSSDANLNAGSGFKFSGATIGGEFGQIIFNEGREEALIDADLAAALKLAAVGKLKPIDSDKEETIVLIPEIKFGDLKLENVPAIVRSLEGFSMIGEKPSVMLGRQAMQAFGSLSFDYPKHTLTVSKEAPAAAPEGSAELPFVLLTVHAFNWPAVPVSLNGSDFTFYVYFGGLFPSGLSLARKQFLKSGYLPRTLENPEDAENGLKILYLDKVSIGGQSIPGVGAHVLLKTPPDPGLGGVLSGTGFELGGYLNAALIATWKVTYAFSKGRVYIDTNG; encoded by the coding sequence ATGTTCGCGACCGTCGTCCCCGCCCGTCCCCGCCTGATCGCACTGCTGCTCGCCGCAAGCACCCTGGCGCTGCCCGCCTGCAACAAGAAGAAGGGCAAGGGCACCGACACCCCGCAGCTCTCGCAGGACGAGATCGAGAAGAAGGTGCGCGAGGCGAAGTCCGCGGCCAAGGCCTCGAGTCTGGTCGACCTCGCCAACAAGGACCTCGCCGCCGGTCGCTACGTCTCGGCGACCAAGCGCGCCGAGGAGGCGCTCGCGAGCGACCCCGAGGACGCCGACGCCTACGCGGTGCTGGGCGCGGCGCGGTGGCGCGCCGGTGACTACGTCGGCAGCACCGAGCACTTCCGCAAGGCCATCGAGCTGGCGCCGAAGAACTTCGGCGCCGTGCTCGGGCTCGCCAACAACCTCCAGGCCGGCGGTCAGCTCGCCGAGGCCGCGACCCTGCAGGACACGCTCATCGCCGACGACAAGTCCCAGGTCGCGCCGCGGCTGACGAAGTTCTGGAGCTTCTATGCCATGGGCGACTTCGACAAGGCCGCCGGCGAGCTGGATGAGATCTTCAAGCTGTTGCCGGCCGACGATCCGCAGCTGGCGCTCGTGCAGGCGGCTGCCGCGTTCACGCGTCCGCTCGCCGGCAAGGGTCCGTTCTTCGCGATCGCCGGCACCACCGGCAGCTCCGACGCCAACCTCAACGCCGGCTCGGGCTTCAAATTCTCCGGCGCGACCATCGGCGGCGAGTTCGGCCAGATCATCTTCAACGAGGGCCGCGAGGAGGCGCTGATCGATGCCGATCTCGCCGCCGCGCTCAAGCTCGCCGCGGTCGGCAAGCTCAAGCCGATCGACTCCGACAAGGAAGAGACCATCGTCTTGATCCCCGAGATCAAGTTCGGCGATCTGAAGCTCGAGAACGTGCCGGCGATCGTCCGCTCGCTCGAGGGCTTCTCGATGATCGGCGAGAAGCCCTCGGTCATGCTCGGTCGCCAGGCGATGCAGGCCTTCGGCAGCCTCTCGTTCGACTACCCCAAGCACACGCTGACGGTCAGCAAGGAGGCACCCGCGGCGGCGCCCGAGGGCTCGGCCGAGCTGCCGTTCGTGCTGCTCACGGTGCACGCGTTCAATTGGCCCGCGGTGCCGGTGTCGCTGAACGGCTCGGACTTCACGTTCTACGTCTACTTCGGCGGGCTGTTCCCCAGCGGGCTGTCGCTGGCGCGCAAGCAGTTCCTGAAGAGCGGCTACCTGCCGCGCACGCTCGAGAACCCCGAGGACGCCGAGAACGGGCTCAAGATCCTCTACCTCGACAAGGTCTCGATCGGCGGCCAGAGCATCCCCGGCGTCGGCGCCCACGTGTTGCTCAAGACCCCGCCCGATCCGGGTCTCGGTGGCGTGCTCTCGGGCACCGGCTTCGAGCTCGGCGGCTACCTCAACGCGGCGCTCATCGCCACGTGGAAGGTCACCTACGCGTTCAGCAAGGGCCGCGTGTACATCGACACCAATGGGTAG
- a CDS encoding flippase-like domain-containing protein — protein MSDGRPRSRRRAALLWSLSLVASLVMLWVARAQFGVRLVPDAFEVVDVGAAVLAIGLHPIYAALRAGRLAFALDPVVAHAGGEPRARFDRGALYGSGFVSFLVLLVLPLKLGEASRPLLLAQARQPGVGLAEAVAAVGLERVIDGLLICTMLFGGLAAAHAQTEAFAGADQLATVSRFGQGMGAIFLGALVCAVLAARAPAAWGRGVARVFAPLSSRLGAVLGRVVERLAETFAALLHARRLLALVLVSVGYWAVTVLQLWAVARASGLPLSAAAATATVAIIGLSIQLPGGPAQTGTFQVGAAAALSLFVDLAQVGDPAHAFVATMFALPLLGAVVMAIPGAWLLARVRRATAAAAPADGVLR, from the coding sequence GTGAGCGACGGACGGCCTCGATCGCGGCGCCGCGCCGCACTGCTGTGGTCGCTCTCGCTGGTGGCGTCGCTGGTCATGCTGTGGGTCGCGCGTGCGCAGTTCGGTGTGCGGCTCGTGCCCGACGCCTTCGAGGTGGTCGACGTCGGTGCAGCGGTGCTCGCGATCGGGTTGCATCCGATCTACGCGGCGCTGCGGGCGGGCCGGCTGGCGTTCGCGCTCGACCCCGTGGTCGCGCATGCCGGCGGTGAGCCGCGGGCCCGCTTCGATCGCGGTGCGCTGTATGGCAGCGGCTTCGTGTCGTTCCTGGTGCTGCTGGTGTTGCCGCTCAAGCTCGGCGAGGCCTCGCGGCCGCTGCTGCTGGCGCAGGCACGACAGCCCGGCGTGGGGCTGGCCGAGGCGGTGGCCGCGGTCGGGCTCGAGCGCGTGATCGACGGCCTGCTGATCTGCACGATGCTGTTCGGCGGACTCGCGGCCGCCCACGCGCAGACCGAGGCCTTCGCCGGCGCGGATCAACTCGCGACGGTGTCGCGCTTCGGGCAGGGCATGGGCGCGATCTTCCTCGGCGCGCTGGTGTGCGCCGTGCTGGCCGCGCGCGCGCCTGCGGCGTGGGGGCGCGGCGTGGCGCGGGTGTTCGCGCCGCTGTCGTCACGGCTGGGCGCGGTGCTCGGACGCGTGGTCGAGCGTCTGGCCGAGACCTTCGCTGCGCTGTTGCACGCGCGCCGACTGCTCGCGCTGGTGCTGGTCTCCGTGGGCTACTGGGCGGTCACGGTGCTGCAGCTGTGGGCGGTGGCGCGGGCCAGCGGCTTGCCGCTGTCGGCGGCCGCCGCGACCGCGACCGTCGCGATCATCGGGTTGTCGATCCAGCTGCCCGGGGGGCCGGCGCAGACCGGCACCTTCCAGGTCGGCGCCGCCGCGGCACTGAGCCTGTTCGTGGACCTCGCGCAGGTCGGAGATCCCGCCCACGCGTTCGTCGCGACCATGTTCGCACTGCCGCTGTTGGGTGCGGTGGTGATGGCAATCCCGGGTGCGTGGCTGCTGGCGCGCGTACGGCGGGCGACCGCCGCGGCCGCGCCCGCCGACGGCGTGCTGCGCTGA
- a CDS encoding alpha/beta fold hydrolase has protein sequence MSELLPCVEVEPAGVVRADASVIWLHGLGADGHDFEPVVPLLGCTGVRFVFPHAPAIPVTINGGMVMPAWYDIRSLDFDDDRREDLAQVEASAREIVGLVERERARRVPPSRIVLAGFSQGAAMAVHVAVRYRDALAGLLVLSGYLVAPARFDAEASAANRGIPVLQCHGRFDDVVPIAAGRDLYDTLHESAAEPTDVHWREYPMGHEVCPEQLDLIGAWLRERLPPLP, from the coding sequence ATGTCCGAGCTATTGCCATGCGTCGAGGTCGAGCCTGCCGGAGTCGTGCGCGCGGACGCGAGCGTGATCTGGCTGCACGGGCTCGGCGCCGACGGTCACGACTTCGAGCCCGTGGTGCCGCTACTCGGCTGCACCGGCGTGCGCTTCGTGTTCCCCCACGCGCCGGCAATCCCGGTGACGATCAACGGCGGCATGGTGATGCCGGCATGGTACGACATCCGCTCGCTGGACTTCGACGACGACCGCCGCGAGGACCTCGCCCAGGTCGAGGCCTCGGCCCGCGAGATCGTCGGCCTCGTCGAGCGCGAGCGGGCGCGGCGGGTGCCGCCCTCGCGCATCGTGCTGGCCGGGTTCAGCCAGGGTGCTGCGATGGCGGTGCACGTCGCCGTGCGCTACCGCGACGCGCTCGCGGGCCTGCTGGTGCTCTCGGGCTACCTGGTCGCGCCCGCTCGCTTCGACGCCGAGGCGTCGGCGGCCAACCGCGGCATCCCGGTGCTGCAGTGCCACGGCCGCTTCGACGACGTGGTGCCGATCGCGGCGGGCCGCGACCTCTACGACACGCTGCACGAGAGCGCGGCGGAGCCGACCGACGTGCACTGGCGCGAGTACCCGATGGGCCACGAGGTGTGCCCCGAGCAGCTCGACCTCATCGGCGCGTGGCTGCGCGAGCGGCTGCCGCCGCTGCCGTAG
- a CDS encoding mechanosensitive ion channel, which produces MAHALHTVPTVMPESSLDAVDQILAKLLQWWNEGAAMVPNLVLALVIVGLTWLAARWVGKVMQRALDRTHFQPQIIGLFVSLTKLAVWGAGLVLALNTLHLSKAVATAIAGVGVIGLALGFAFQDIAANFMSGIIMAVRQPFAVGDVIETNGFVGTVTELGMRATMIRRFTGEVVMIPNRKVFSEPLTNVSAAKQRRVDLEVGVSYNDDLAEAERLVRTAVEGVADRDGSRPVEVFFKGFGASSIDLDVRFWVDYGADPGAFLRARSHAVMAIKAALDDGHITIPFPTHTLELGGSAIAQFDRAGSSPGAVVAPAEPAATDASTTAAAAAARAATRR; this is translated from the coding sequence ATGGCGCATGCGTTGCACACCGTGCCGACCGTCATGCCCGAGTCATCGTTGGACGCCGTCGATCAGATCCTCGCCAAGCTGCTGCAGTGGTGGAACGAAGGCGCGGCGATGGTGCCCAACCTCGTGCTCGCCCTCGTCATCGTCGGGCTCACCTGGTTGGCGGCACGCTGGGTCGGCAAGGTGATGCAGCGCGCACTCGATCGCACGCACTTCCAGCCGCAGATCATCGGCCTGTTCGTGTCGTTGACCAAGCTGGCGGTGTGGGGCGCGGGCCTGGTGCTGGCCCTCAACACGCTGCACCTCAGCAAGGCGGTCGCGACCGCGATCGCTGGCGTCGGCGTCATCGGGCTCGCGCTCGGCTTCGCGTTCCAGGACATCGCGGCCAATTTCATGTCCGGCATCATCATGGCGGTGCGGCAGCCGTTCGCGGTCGGCGACGTCATCGAGACCAACGGCTTCGTCGGCACCGTCACCGAGCTGGGCATGCGCGCGACGATGATCCGCCGGTTCACCGGCGAGGTCGTGATGATCCCCAACCGCAAGGTCTTCTCCGAGCCGCTCACCAACGTGAGCGCGGCCAAGCAGCGCCGTGTCGATCTCGAGGTCGGGGTCTCGTACAACGACGATCTCGCGGAGGCCGAGCGGCTGGTGCGGACCGCGGTCGAGGGCGTGGCCGATCGCGACGGCTCGCGTCCGGTCGAGGTCTTCTTCAAGGGCTTCGGCGCCAGCTCGATCGATCTCGACGTGCGATTCTGGGTCGACTACGGCGCCGATCCGGGTGCGTTCCTGCGGGCGCGTTCCCACGCGGTGATGGCCATCAAGGCCGCGCTCGACGACGGCCACATCACGATCCCGTTCCCCACGCACACGCTCGAGCTGGGTGGATCGGCGATCGCCCAGTTCGATCGTGCCGGGTCTTCGCCCGGCGCCGTGGTGGCGCCCGCCGAGCCGGCCGCGACCGACGCGTCGACTACGGCAGCGGCGGCAGCCGCTCGCGCAGCCACGCGCCGATGA